In Elusimicrobiota bacterium, the following are encoded in one genomic region:
- the xseA gene encoding exodeoxyribonuclease VII large subunit: protein MSNNKVYTVTELTALIKDVLSSSYPDVWLTGEVSNFSVPASGHMYFTLKDDNAQISVVMWHNANQKLKFAVEDGMKLLIRGSLTVFDKYGKYQIIAKTIEPSGKGELQIRFEQLKAKLEAEGLFDAARKRVIPEMPQRIGVVTSPTGAAIRDILNILKRRFSNLEILIYPVAVQGEVAAGEIAGAITGLNKYFPELDVLLVGRGGGSIEDLWAFNEEIVARAIAASDIPIISCVGHQVDFTIADFVADLRAETPSAAAEIVVKNKDEVLQRITSLFTRLKNNIEYLSANLELRVQSVTKSRVFTYPLEIIRPYQQLTDEFGIRISREVMALSELMGQKVSSLAERVKLIHVIRLTEERLNSVTGKLSALSPLGVLSRGYSIVTNQTDGKVVKSSTQVESGDGVKIRLGNGVVFGKIVGKDIEDA, encoded by the coding sequence ATGAGTAACAACAAAGTTTATACTGTTACCGAACTTACGGCACTTATTAAAGATGTGCTTTCATCAAGTTATCCTGATGTATGGCTTACCGGCGAGGTATCAAATTTTTCAGTACCAGCTTCAGGGCATATGTATTTCACGTTGAAGGATGATAATGCGCAGATAAGCGTTGTGATGTGGCATAATGCTAACCAAAAACTTAAATTCGCGGTGGAAGACGGGATGAAACTTCTTATCCGCGGCAGCCTCACAGTATTTGATAAGTACGGGAAGTATCAGATTATCGCTAAAACTATTGAGCCTTCAGGGAAGGGTGAGCTGCAGATACGGTTTGAGCAGCTGAAGGCTAAACTTGAAGCAGAGGGATTATTTGATGCGGCAAGGAAAAGGGTAATCCCTGAGATGCCGCAGAGGATCGGTGTGGTAACGTCTCCTACCGGAGCAGCAATCCGTGATATTTTGAATATCCTTAAACGCAGGTTCAGTAATCTTGAGATCCTTATTTATCCTGTAGCCGTGCAGGGAGAGGTTGCTGCTGGTGAGATTGCCGGTGCAATTACCGGGCTAAACAAATACTTTCCGGAACTTGATGTTTTATTAGTCGGCCGCGGGGGCGGGTCAATCGAAGATCTTTGGGCGTTTAATGAAGAAATTGTCGCACGGGCAATTGCAGCGTCGGATATACCAATAATTTCGTGTGTCGGGCATCAGGTGGATTTCACAATTGCTGATTTTGTGGCGGACTTACGTGCGGAAACGCCGTCCGCTGCAGCGGAGATTGTTGTTAAGAATAAAGATGAGGTTTTGCAGAGGATTACGTCGTTGTTTACAAGGTTAAAGAATAATATTGAGTACCTAAGCGCTAACCTTGAACTACGGGTACAGAGCGTTACAAAAAGCAGGGTGTTTACTTATCCTCTGGAAATAATACGGCCATATCAGCAGTTAACCGATGAGTTTGGGATACGTATAAGCAGGGAAGTTATGGCATTGTCTGAACTTATGGGCCAAAAAGTTTCTTCTTTAGCGGAACGCGTTAAGTTAATCCACGTTATACGGTTGACTGAGGAACGGTTGAATAGTGTTACAGGTAAACTTAGTGCATTATCGCCATTAGGCGTGCTCTCCCGGGGGTATTCGATTGTTACGAACCAAACTGATGGGAAAGTTGTTAAATCTTCAACGCAGGTGGAGTCCGGGGACGGAGTGAAGATCCGTCTCGGGAATGGTGTTGTGTTCGGTAAGATCGTTGGGAAAGATATAGAAGATGCGTAA
- a CDS encoding transposase gives MRKNRVELNGGMFHVINRGNNRKQIFLVNDDYKKFTEILFDTKKFYGFKLYAYVLMPNHFHLLVQTSEFPTSVFMQSMLTRYAKYFNERHHRVGHMFQGRYQSVMIDPEKYMLPLIRYIHLNPHRAGLEHSFGAWECSGHNDYLSGGFDGVGIDVESALSRFDKDNVSEARRKYEEYIKAGIYDGHNEGFYGSEYDKRFMGEREFIDKTRQRLHEIVRIINKPKPDIRYLSGRELWNEICKRVVGRVALVQESGRSQATARAVFSHISRIYYGQRTEDIATFLKCDPSAVSHYLKRLQLKIVKFPQLQQLITDILTKK, from the coding sequence ATGCGTAAGAACAGGGTGGAGCTCAACGGCGGGATGTTTCATGTTATCAACCGCGGGAATAACCGTAAACAAATATTTTTGGTGAATGATGATTACAAAAAGTTTACCGAAATATTGTTTGACACAAAAAAGTTTTATGGGTTCAAGCTTTACGCATATGTCCTTATGCCAAACCATTTTCATTTACTCGTTCAAACCAGTGAGTTCCCAACTTCGGTATTTATGCAGTCAATGTTAACACGGTACGCAAAGTATTTTAATGAACGGCATCACAGGGTGGGGCATATGTTTCAGGGACGGTATCAGTCAGTAATGATTGACCCGGAAAAGTATATGCTTCCTCTTATCAGGTATATTCATCTTAATCCGCATAGAGCAGGGTTGGAACATAGTTTCGGTGCTTGGGAGTGTTCCGGTCATAATGATTATTTAAGTGGCGGGTTTGATGGGGTGGGGATTGATGTTGAATCCGCGTTATCGCGGTTTGATAAAGATAATGTTTCTGAAGCGCGGAGAAAGTATGAGGAGTATATCAAAGCCGGGATTTATGATGGGCATAATGAAGGGTTTTATGGTAGTGAGTATGATAAACGGTTTATGGGTGAACGTGAATTTATTGATAAAACCAGGCAGAGGCTGCATGAAATTGTAAGAATTATTAATAAGCCGAAACCGGATATCCGGTACCTGTCCGGCCGTGAGTTGTGGAACGAAATATGTAAACGGGTGGTGGGGAGAGTTGCGCTGGTTCAGGAGTCAGGGCGTTCACAGGCAACCGCACGGGCTGTGTTCAGCCATATTTCAAGGATTTATTACGGGCAGAGGACTGAGGATATAGCAACGTTTCTTAAATGCGACCCTTCCGCGGTGAGTCATTATCTAAAAAGGTTACAGTTAAAAATTGTTAAGTTTCCGCAGTTACAACAGTTGATAACTGATATTTTAACTAAGAAATAG
- a CDS encoding 5-formyltetrahydrofolate cyclo-ligase, whose product MAGRKKSGILTAERQTRERKSYWRKKFLAVRERIAGLSTCAEKNARIWHKLRKLDEYKQAGVVMFYVSYSSEVDTHKMISQAMIEGKKVYVPKVLSQKNGGNKHELGVYLLKNGLKELSKSKWGILEPVFCRAGYDNIYFNLVIVPGVVYDEKFNRIGYGGGYYDKFLSSAKYGMSVGLAYECQVVKKLPIDKNDRKVQVLITEKKVRR is encoded by the coding sequence ATGGCGGGACGAAAAAAAAGCGGTATTCTTACGGCAGAACGGCAAACGCGGGAACGGAAGAGTTACTGGCGAAAAAAGTTTTTAGCTGTAAGAGAACGTATTGCCGGGTTAAGTACATGCGCTGAGAAAAATGCGCGGATCTGGCATAAGTTAAGGAAACTGGATGAGTACAAACAGGCAGGGGTGGTAATGTTTTACGTGTCGTATAGTAGCGAAGTTGATACGCATAAGATGATTAGTCAGGCGATGATAGAAGGGAAAAAGGTGTATGTCCCGAAAGTTTTATCCCAAAAAAATGGTGGGAATAAACATGAACTCGGGGTGTATCTCCTGAAAAATGGGTTGAAGGAATTAAGTAAGAGTAAATGGGGTATACTCGAACCTGTATTTTGCAGGGCAGGGTATGACAATATTTATTTTAACCTCGTTATAGTACCGGGAGTTGTGTATGACGAAAAATTTAATAGGATAGGTTATGGCGGTGGGTATTATGACAAGTTCCTTTCTTCTGCGAAGTATGGGATGTCAGTTGGGTTGGCGTATGAGTGCCAGGTAGTAAAAAAGTTGCCAATAGATAAGAATGACCGTAAAGTACAGGTGTTGATTACTGAAAAAAAGGTTAGGAGGTAG
- a CDS encoding replication-associated recombination protein A: protein MEKELFDKECREGEYVNPLALRLSPKTLDDFVGQDDILGEGKLLRRAILADKISSLILYGPSGVGKSSIARIIAARTTARFVELNAVSVGVQELRDRIEDAKKYFRAIGKKTILLLDEIHHFNRTQQDALLPDVEKGNITLIGITTENPYFYVNSALLSRSMVFEFKKLAYRDIKKILKRVMEVISAEFGNTRTVILTEEAMEHISKVADGDARKAINAIEIGVYTTPVNKNNEVVYDIRVAEESIQKKVLRYDKKSDEHYDTISAYIKSIRGSDPDAAVYWLAKMLYAGEDPRFVARRLIIACSEDIGNADPQSLVLAVAALNAIEFVGMPEARIILSHATIYASCAPKSNASYMAINDAMKDVEQNGTLDVPDHLRDASLDSETRGHGVGYKYPHDFPANWVAQKYLPVEKVFYNPGINGYEKVLKDRVQKWRDEKKAVFLRQNGKRGNGRVTGEKSF, encoded by the coding sequence ATGGAAAAAGAATTATTCGATAAAGAATGCCGTGAAGGTGAGTATGTGAACCCCCTGGCGTTGAGGTTGTCTCCAAAAACACTTGATGATTTTGTGGGGCAGGATGATATCCTGGGTGAAGGAAAACTGTTACGCCGTGCGATTCTAGCGGATAAGATATCGTCGTTGATACTCTATGGCCCGTCAGGTGTGGGGAAAAGTTCAATCGCAAGAATAATAGCTGCGCGTACAACCGCGCGGTTTGTGGAATTAAACGCGGTAAGTGTTGGTGTGCAGGAGTTGAGGGATAGGATTGAAGATGCGAAAAAGTATTTCCGTGCAATAGGGAAGAAGACTATATTGTTACTGGATGAAATACATCACTTTAACCGCACACAGCAGGATGCGTTATTGCCGGATGTTGAGAAAGGTAATATTACGTTGATTGGTATTACTACGGAGAATCCGTATTTCTACGTTAATTCAGCGTTGCTTTCCCGGTCAATGGTGTTTGAATTTAAAAAATTGGCATACCGGGATATTAAGAAAATACTTAAACGCGTGATGGAAGTTATCTCTGCGGAGTTCGGGAATACCAGAACGGTTATTCTCACAGAAGAAGCTATGGAGCATATATCTAAAGTAGCGGATGGGGATGCGAGAAAAGCGATTAATGCCATAGAAATCGGGGTTTATACCACACCGGTGAATAAAAATAATGAGGTGGTGTATGATATCCGTGTAGCTGAAGAGTCAATACAAAAAAAGGTTTTAAGGTATGACAAAAAATCGGATGAGCATTATGACACGATATCAGCGTATATTAAATCTATCCGCGGGAGTGATCCTGATGCCGCGGTGTATTGGCTTGCGAAGATGTTGTATGCGGGTGAAGATCCGCGGTTCGTAGCGCGGAGGTTGATTATAGCGTGCAGTGAAGATATTGGTAACGCTGACCCTCAGTCGTTGGTTTTGGCAGTAGCTGCATTGAATGCTATAGAGTTTGTCGGTATGCCGGAAGCAAGGATTATATTATCGCACGCAACGATTTACGCGTCATGCGCGCCAAAGTCTAATGCGTCATACATGGCAATAAATGATGCAATGAAGGATGTTGAGCAAAACGGTACTCTGGATGTTCCGGATCACCTTAGGGATGCGAGCCTCGATAGTGAAACACGGGGGCATGGGGTGGGGTATAAGTACCCACATGATTTTCCGGCGAATTGGGTAGCGCAGAAGTATTTGCCGGTAGAAAAAGTGTTTTATAACCCTGGTATTAATGGGTACGAAAAAGTGTTGAAGGATAGAGTGCAAAAATGGCGGGACGAAAAAAAAGCGGTATTCTTACGGCAGAACGGCAAACGCGGGAACGGAAGAGTTACTGGCGAAAAAAGTTTTTAG
- the pheT gene encoding phenylalanine--tRNA ligase subunit beta, translated as MKISYNWLKELVDLNISPEETAKVLTGLGIEVSGVTYLGKGWENVVIAGILAVEKHPNADKLSVCKVTDGKTEYQIVCGAPNVKAGKKAVLALVGASLPNGVKIEPRKIRKVESCGMLCSAQELKLENYDTEDGIILLDIDSDKTLGIPAAEYFGVNDYLLELELTANRGDCLSHLGIARELAAGLNKKVLAPSCILPIVKSMGRAKLDIVIDAPEFCKRYRGQVLSGIKVKQSPMWIQNRLRVCGIRPINSVVDATNYVLLETGHALHAFDYAKITGEKVVVRWARDGEKLLCLDGKERVLSSKIPVIADAVKPVAIAGVMGGELSAVNEKTNVVLLECAYFAPASIRLSRQLLQMNTEASYRFERGVDWNNVDYSAQRVISVLNSIGCVEYSELKIDTVASEYNKQIIELSVDRVNDVLGTDIKKSVINDLLIRIGCEVKAAANGDVLKIIVPAHRNDITQDVDLIEEIARLNGYDNIPVDKTYCVATGGYSPNRLRMVSEKIRVFLTGKGFYEAMNYSFIPENDIELFGVDIRSTIWLANPVSKDQIVMRPLILPGLMKNMCHNIRHQVDDVKLFELGYKYTVPPHGEQKVEETYTLAVLVTGEEVSTGWDQKSVPAGFGFTKGIFHGILKHLGIDNKTELKISDKKFFVTGEGFDVTVDGNIVGYLGKVNEYLSKKYDAVKQVYVLELELPCIFALLTEESKYAEIPRFPTVRRDLSIIVNENTNYGVIESSLRKAAGECVVDCKLFDRYSGEGIPQGMVSYSISVYYNHPERTLTKNEVEEWQRKVVDTLKTEYKAVVRGEEGK; from the coding sequence ATGAAAATATCGTATAACTGGTTAAAAGAGTTAGTGGACTTAAACATTTCGCCGGAAGAGACTGCGAAGGTTCTTACGGGGTTAGGGATAGAAGTTTCCGGGGTTACTTATTTGGGAAAGGGATGGGAGAATGTTGTTATTGCCGGTATTTTAGCGGTTGAAAAACATCCTAATGCTGATAAATTGTCCGTATGCAAAGTTACTGACGGAAAAACTGAGTACCAGATTGTATGCGGCGCACCGAATGTTAAAGCAGGGAAAAAAGCTGTCCTTGCGTTAGTAGGTGCCAGTTTACCTAATGGGGTAAAGATTGAACCACGGAAAATACGTAAGGTAGAGTCCTGCGGGATGTTGTGTTCAGCTCAGGAGTTGAAGCTAGAAAATTATGATACTGAGGACGGTATTATATTATTGGATATAGACAGCGATAAAACACTGGGTATTCCGGCAGCTGAATATTTTGGGGTTAATGATTATCTTTTGGAATTAGAACTGACTGCTAACCGCGGGGATTGCCTCAGTCATTTAGGTATTGCACGTGAACTCGCTGCGGGGTTGAACAAAAAAGTTTTGGCTCCTTCATGCATATTGCCGATAGTGAAGAGCATGGGGCGCGCCAAGCTGGATATTGTTATTGACGCACCGGAGTTCTGTAAACGTTACCGCGGGCAGGTGTTATCCGGGATCAAGGTTAAACAGTCACCAATGTGGATACAGAACAGGTTAAGGGTATGCGGTATACGCCCGATTAATTCTGTGGTTGATGCCACGAATTATGTGTTACTTGAAACAGGGCATGCGTTGCATGCGTTTGATTACGCTAAGATAACAGGTGAAAAAGTTGTTGTACGCTGGGCACGGGATGGTGAAAAGTTGTTGTGTCTCGACGGGAAAGAACGGGTGTTGTCTTCTAAAATACCGGTAATAGCTGATGCCGTTAAACCTGTAGCAATTGCCGGGGTAATGGGTGGCGAGTTATCAGCGGTAAATGAAAAAACAAATGTTGTTCTGCTGGAATGCGCATATTTTGCGCCGGCAAGTATACGTCTGTCCCGCCAGTTATTACAGATGAATACTGAAGCATCATACAGGTTTGAACGCGGGGTGGATTGGAATAATGTTGATTATTCAGCGCAGCGCGTGATCTCAGTACTGAATTCAATTGGATGCGTGGAATATTCAGAGCTTAAAATTGATACTGTGGCATCTGAATATAATAAACAAATTATTGAGTTAAGCGTTGACCGCGTGAATGATGTGTTGGGGACTGATATAAAAAAGTCTGTAATTAACGATTTGCTTATACGCATAGGGTGCGAGGTTAAAGCTGCGGCGAATGGTGATGTCTTGAAAATAATAGTGCCTGCACATAGGAATGATATTACCCAGGATGTTGATCTTATAGAAGAAATTGCGAGGTTGAACGGTTATGATAATATCCCGGTTGATAAAACTTATTGTGTTGCCACGGGTGGGTATTCGCCTAACCGTTTAAGAATGGTATCAGAAAAAATACGGGTATTTCTCACGGGTAAAGGGTTCTATGAGGCAATGAATTATAGTTTTATACCGGAGAATGATATTGAGTTATTTGGCGTGGATATACGTTCAACCATATGGCTTGCGAATCCTGTGTCAAAAGACCAGATTGTTATGCGGCCGCTGATATTGCCGGGGTTAATGAAGAACATGTGCCATAATATCCGGCATCAGGTTGATGATGTGAAACTCTTTGAGTTAGGGTATAAGTACACGGTACCTCCGCATGGTGAACAAAAGGTTGAGGAGACATACACTCTTGCTGTGCTTGTCACAGGCGAGGAGGTTTCTACAGGCTGGGATCAAAAAAGCGTACCCGCTGGATTTGGTTTTACAAAAGGTATATTTCATGGTATTCTTAAACATCTGGGGATTGATAATAAAACTGAATTAAAGATAAGTGATAAAAAGTTTTTTGTAACCGGAGAAGGTTTTGATGTTACTGTTGACGGTAACATTGTCGGATACTTAGGTAAAGTTAATGAGTATCTATCAAAAAAATATGATGCTGTAAAACAGGTTTATGTACTTGAACTTGAATTACCCTGTATATTCGCGTTGTTGACTGAAGAAAGTAAATATGCTGAAATTCCGAGGTTTCCTACTGTGCGCCGTGATTTATCAATAATTGTTAATGAAAATACTAATTATGGGGTTATTGAATCATCTTTGCGTAAAGCTGCAGGTGAGTGTGTGGTTGACTGTAAACTGTTTGACCGCTATTCTGGTGAAGGTATACCGCAGGGTATGGTGAGTTATTCAATTTCTGTTTATTATAACCATCCTGAACGTACATTAACAAAAAATGAGGTTGAGGAATGGCAGCGTAAAGTTGTTGATACACTGAAGACTGAATACAAAGCGGTAGTACGCGGGGAAGAAGGGAAATAA
- a CDS encoding cell division protein ZapA yields MANKLMNKQESKSITLDITGYEVEFELEPGENELDYTAAATYINEQHKQTVEMYPKIADSKKLLATTTVVIAYELLQMKNQDKHRQKSVNEKIDSMVTLIDDVLSKEKVE; encoded by the coding sequence ATGGCAAATAAACTGATGAATAAACAGGAGAGTAAGTCGATTACTTTAGATATAACCGGGTATGAGGTTGAATTTGAACTTGAACCCGGGGAAAATGAGTTGGATTACACCGCTGCAGCAACGTATATCAACGAGCAGCACAAACAAACCGTTGAGATGTATCCTAAGATTGCGGACAGCAAGAAGTTGCTGGCAACAACTACAGTAGTGATTGCGTACGAACTTTTACAAATGAAAAATCAGGACAAACATAGGCAAAAGTCGGTTAATGAGAAAATTGATAGTATGGTAACACTCATTGACGATGTTTTGAGCAAAGAAAAAGTGGAGTGA
- a CDS encoding TIGR00282 family metallophosphoesterase, translated as MKILFIGDIIGEPGRIAVTMLLPHYCKTECIDLVVVNGENSAGGFGITQKVAEEMFALGVDAITLGNHTWDRKEALDVLNHPNIVRPANYPPEVMGKGYTIVTAENGVKVGVINLMGRVFLSTLDCPFRTGESVLKEVKKHAGVVLIDFHAEITSEKQSMGWFFDGRVSVVVGTHTHVQTADERILPGGTAYITDVGMVGGRDGVIGITKEPVLRKYLTQLPAKFEVSRRDVIFNAVVIEVDDTTGKSVSIKRVNQVVGDL; from the coding sequence TTGAAGATACTTTTTATTGGTGACATTATAGGCGAGCCGGGACGTATCGCTGTAACGATGTTATTGCCTCATTACTGTAAAACTGAGTGTATTGATCTTGTGGTGGTAAACGGCGAAAATTCAGCTGGCGGGTTTGGGATCACCCAAAAAGTTGCGGAGGAAATGTTCGCATTGGGAGTAGATGCCATTACTTTAGGGAATCATACCTGGGATAGGAAAGAAGCGCTTGATGTTCTTAATCATCCTAATATCGTGCGTCCCGCGAATTATCCGCCTGAGGTTATGGGTAAGGGTTACACGATAGTAACCGCAGAGAATGGTGTTAAGGTTGGGGTGATTAACCTTATGGGCCGCGTGTTTTTGTCAACACTTGATTGTCCGTTCCGTACAGGAGAGAGTGTATTGAAGGAAGTTAAGAAACACGCGGGGGTTGTACTGATTGATTTCCACGCGGAAATTACGTCGGAGAAACAGTCAATGGGCTGGTTTTTTGATGGCAGGGTATCCGTGGTTGTCGGGACACATACGCATGTACAGACCGCGGATGAACGTATTCTGCCGGGAGGTACGGCGTATATTACCGACGTTGGGATGGTTGGCGGGCGTGATGGTGTTATAGGTATCACAAAAGAGCCGGTATTACGGAAATATCTTACACAATTACCTGCGAAGTTTGAGGTTTCACGCAGGGATGTTATTTTCAACGCTGTAGTGATTGAAGTGGATGATACCACCGGGAAAAGTGTGTCAATCAAGCGTGTAAACCAGGTAGTGGGTGACCTTTAA
- the rny gene encoding ribonuclease Y produces the protein MNVILAVALVVIALLLGVAIGYIVRLFYAKYSLTSAEEMAKRILSEANAKAESKVKEGLLEVRERMENERRKFETETSDRRRELKELERRMTQKEESLDRKLDILDKKERDLRDREQRILVKEKEVTVEEEALKQKKAEQIKILERLANMSSEDAKRMLMQTLEEEAKLESAQRMKVIEQETRDTADKKAKEIIALAIQRCAGEHTAEITVSSVNLPNDEIKGRIIGREGRNIRAFEQATGVDLVVDDTPESITLSSFDGFRREVARVSLEKLITDGRIHPARIEEVVAKTKKEMETQLVSIGEEAALEAGVPNLPKEVLELLGRLKFRTSYGQNQLQHTKEVTWLAGVLAGELRVDIKFAKRAGLMHDLGKAIDHTVEGTHHQLSADIAKKYGESEKMINAILAHHEGIVEPKSIEAVIIMAADAISAARPGARRETLEHYLKRVDKLEKIASSFRGVENAYAIQAGREVRIIVEPEDIDDSQTTVLAKDIAKKIEQELEFPGQIKVTVIRETRAVETAK, from the coding sequence ATGAATGTAATTCTTGCAGTAGCGCTGGTAGTGATAGCGCTGCTACTTGGAGTTGCGATAGGTTATATCGTAAGGCTTTTCTATGCGAAGTATTCGCTTACCAGTGCTGAAGAAATGGCAAAGCGTATATTATCGGAAGCTAATGCTAAAGCAGAGTCAAAAGTTAAGGAAGGGTTGTTGGAAGTCCGTGAGAGAATGGAGAACGAACGGCGTAAGTTTGAGACCGAAACTTCAGACCGCCGGCGTGAACTCAAAGAACTTGAACGGCGGATGACACAAAAAGAGGAGTCGTTAGACCGGAAACTTGACATACTGGATAAAAAGGAACGTGACCTGCGCGACCGTGAACAAAGGATTTTAGTGAAGGAAAAAGAGGTTACGGTTGAAGAGGAAGCGTTGAAACAAAAAAAGGCGGAACAAATAAAAATCCTTGAACGCCTGGCGAATATGTCATCCGAAGATGCGAAGCGTATGTTGATGCAGACACTGGAAGAGGAAGCTAAGCTTGAGAGCGCGCAGAGGATGAAGGTTATTGAACAGGAAACACGGGATACTGCTGATAAAAAAGCAAAAGAAATTATTGCGTTAGCGATACAGCGCTGCGCAGGTGAGCATACCGCTGAGATAACTGTATCATCAGTGAATTTACCGAATGATGAGATTAAGGGGCGGATCATCGGGCGGGAAGGGCGTAATATCCGTGCGTTTGAGCAAGCGACAGGTGTGGATTTAGTAGTGGATGATACTCCTGAAAGCATAACTTTAAGTTCGTTTGACGGTTTTCGCCGTGAAGTTGCGAGGGTATCACTTGAGAAGTTGATTACCGACGGGCGTATACATCCCGCAAGGATTGAAGAAGTAGTGGCGAAAACAAAAAAGGAAATGGAAACACAACTGGTTTCTATCGGTGAGGAAGCTGCGCTTGAAGCCGGGGTGCCGAACTTGCCGAAAGAAGTGCTTGAGTTATTGGGGCGGTTGAAGTTCCGTACTTCGTACGGGCAGAATCAGTTGCAGCATACTAAAGAAGTTACCTGGCTTGCAGGCGTGCTTGCCGGTGAGTTAAGAGTGGATATTAAGTTCGCAAAACGCGCGGGGTTGATGCATGATCTTGGGAAGGCTATAGATCATACGGTTGAGGGTACGCATCATCAGTTGTCCGCGGATATCGCAAAAAAGTATGGTGAGTCCGAGAAAATGATTAACGCTATCCTTGCTCATCATGAAGGTATTGTTGAGCCAAAGTCAATTGAAGCTGTGATTATTATGGCAGCGGATGCGATCTCCGCAGCACGGCCCGGAGCGCGGCGTGAAACACTGGAGCATTACCTAAAACGCGTGGATAAACTTGAAAAGATAGCATCAAGTTTCCGCGGGGTGGAGAACGCGTATGCTATACAAGCGGGGCGCGAGGTGCGGATTATTGTTGAACCTGAAGATATTGATGATTCACAGACTACCGTATTAGCGAAAGATATTGCCAAAAAAATTGAGCAGGAACTTGAATTCCCAGGACAGATAAAGGTTACTGTTATCCGTGAAACCCGTGCGGTAGAGACTGCAAAGTAG